A single region of the Streptomyces sp. NBC_00425 genome encodes:
- a CDS encoding DUF2277 domain-containing protein, producing MCRSIKTLRPPALPEEATEDEVRAAALQYVRKVSGFRAPAEHNREVFERAVEAVAAATAELLDGLEVRGASRGAAAARA from the coding sequence ATGTGCCGGAGTATCAAGACGTTGCGTCCGCCCGCGTTGCCCGAGGAGGCGACCGAGGACGAGGTGCGCGCAGCAGCCCTGCAGTACGTCCGCAAGGTGTCCGGTTTCCGGGCCCCGGCCGAGCACAACCGGGAGGTGTTCGAGCGGGCGGTGGAGGCCGTCGCCGCGGCCACGGCGGAACTCCTGGACGGCCTCGAGGTACGCGGCGCGTCCCGCGGCGCCGCCGCCGCGCGGGCGTAG
- a CDS encoding peptidoglycan-binding domain-containing protein: MIDPTGRQRRPGRSGLPCPECGALRAPDNTPSCACARRASDALRDTRTAEAAAAEDFDPLRIRPYVELDEAEPDGTNVTNAPRTTGATHVPRPTDVTMPMAAVPADATMPLRRVNPVGPPPDAAAALPTPLTPPGSDPSTTDLRLFETAYTGATHPDDEEARPRTRRRRVLLVATTGAVVAVVTAAGFAAGLFSYEKPARESAAPEDVRAAVPVPSVSTASASPSASRSASPSASFEAPPPRESERPSPSATPESASPSASPSAEASPALASADASRASGPDKGADAAQNGSVGVVSLRRGDQGPEVTELQLRLKAAFFYNGETDGSFGGEVEDALRNYQWSRGTTEDGLGVYGPATRARLESETKEP, translated from the coding sequence GTGATCGATCCGACGGGGCGACAGAGGCGGCCGGGACGGTCGGGACTGCCGTGCCCGGAGTGCGGAGCGCTCCGCGCGCCCGACAACACCCCGTCCTGCGCCTGCGCCCGGCGGGCCTCCGACGCCCTGCGGGACACGCGCACGGCGGAGGCGGCCGCCGCGGAGGACTTCGATCCGTTGCGCATACGGCCATACGTGGAACTCGACGAAGCGGAACCGGACGGCACGAACGTGACGAACGCCCCGCGCACGACCGGTGCGACCCACGTGCCCCGTCCGACCGACGTGACGATGCCGATGGCGGCGGTTCCGGCCGACGCGACCATGCCCCTGCGCCGCGTGAACCCGGTCGGTCCGCCGCCGGACGCCGCGGCGGCGCTGCCCACTCCGCTCACACCCCCGGGCTCCGACCCCAGCACGACCGATCTACGGCTGTTCGAGACGGCGTACACCGGCGCGACCCACCCGGACGACGAGGAAGCGCGCCCCCGTACGCGCCGCCGCCGGGTCCTGCTGGTCGCGACGACCGGCGCCGTCGTCGCCGTGGTGACGGCGGCCGGGTTCGCCGCCGGGCTGTTCTCCTACGAGAAGCCGGCCCGCGAGAGCGCCGCCCCCGAGGACGTGCGGGCCGCCGTGCCCGTCCCGAGCGTCAGCACGGCCTCCGCGTCGCCGTCGGCGAGCCGTTCCGCGTCCCCTTCCGCCTCTTTCGAGGCCCCGCCGCCTCGCGAGAGCGAGCGCCCGTCGCCGTCCGCGACACCGGAGAGCGCCTCGCCGTCCGCGTCCCCGTCGGCCGAGGCGAGCCCGGCACTTGCGTCCGCCGACGCCTCCCGCGCCTCGGGCCCCGACAAGGGGGCCGACGCGGCCCAGAACGGTTCCGTCGGCGTCGTCTCCCTCCGGCGCGGCGACCAGGGCCCCGAGGTGACCGAACTGCAACTACGCCTGAAGGCGGCGTTCTTCTACAACGGCGAGACCGACGGCTCTTTCGGCGGCGAGGTCGAGGACGCCCTGCGCAACTACCAGTGGTCCCGGGGAACGACGGAGGACGGCCTGGGCGTGTACGGCCCGGCGACCCGGGCCCGCCTGGAATCGGAGACGAAGGAGCCCTAG
- a CDS encoding TMEM165/GDT1 family protein, giving the protein MISITVTALVFGVVFLAELPDKTALAGLVLGTRYRASYVFAGIAAAFALHVTLAVAAGSVLTLLPQQIVHAVTGVLFLGGAAVLLLKKDEDDEEVRRPEDQSFWKVAGAGFMLILVAEFGDLTQIMTANLAARYDDPLSVGLGAVLALWAVAGLGIVGGKALMKRVPLTLITRIAALLMLLLGVWSLWEAITG; this is encoded by the coding sequence TTGATCAGCATCACCGTGACGGCGCTCGTCTTCGGCGTCGTCTTCCTGGCCGAGCTGCCGGACAAGACCGCCCTGGCCGGACTCGTCCTCGGCACCCGCTACCGCGCCTCGTACGTGTTCGCCGGCATCGCCGCCGCCTTCGCCCTGCATGTCACGCTCGCCGTCGCGGCCGGCAGCGTGCTCACCCTGCTGCCGCAGCAGATCGTGCACGCGGTGACCGGCGTCCTCTTCCTCGGCGGCGCGGCCGTGCTGCTGCTGAAGAAGGACGAGGACGACGAGGAGGTCCGGCGGCCGGAGGATCAGTCCTTCTGGAAGGTCGCCGGCGCGGGCTTCATGCTGATCCTCGTCGCCGAGTTCGGCGACCTCACCCAGATCATGACGGCCAACCTGGCCGCCCGCTACGACGACCCGCTCTCCGTGGGCCTGGGGGCGGTGCTCGCGCTGTGGGCGGTGGCCGGCCTCGGCATCGTCGGCGGGAAGGCCCTGATGAAGCGGGTGCCGCTGACGCTGATCACCCGGATCGCGGCCCTGCTGATGCTGCTGCTGGGCGTGTGGAGCCTCTGGGAGGCGATCACCGGCTGA
- a CDS encoding alkaline phosphatase D family protein, with protein MAGLRLGPLLRYADGSSATVWVETSRPCAAEVRCADGAGGAARTFQVAGHHYALVEVTGLTAGTSTAYEVFLDGSRVWPPPDSPFPPSEIHSPAAERDGSDDGDGDDEGNGDAGGGARGGDAVRVAFGSCRWAAPPAGGNDPVGPDALDGLAARLAADPTAERPDVLLLLGDQVYADEVSDATRKRIEARRGLTDPPGAEVADYEEYTWLYYESWRDPGVRWLLSTVPTCMVFDDHDVIDDWNTSAAWLADMRATAWWRERVLSGLMSYWVHQHLGNLSPAELAADPLYAAVRDAPDGTDVLRAFADRADNDPASVRWSYRRDFGRVRLLIVDSRAARVLDEDRRAMLDEGEREWLRAQVLDRPGSYDHLLVGSSLPWLLPHLVHDAEEWDAALCRGERGARWARFGERLRRGADLEHWAAFPESFAELAELIADTGAGADAPASVLVLSGDVHHAYVAEARWRDAPGPDARVLQLTCSPVHNSVPLSIRVGFRFGWSAVARALGRRLRRHGRCPQLPVSWRKKGGPWFGNQLMSLTLRGRSARLRLEQAQKDGALATVEESDLT; from the coding sequence GTGGCCGGACTGCGGCTGGGACCACTGCTGAGATACGCCGACGGCTCGTCCGCGACCGTATGGGTCGAGACGAGCCGTCCGTGCGCCGCCGAGGTGCGCTGCGCCGACGGTGCGGGCGGCGCCGCCCGCACCTTCCAGGTGGCGGGCCACCACTACGCGCTGGTCGAGGTGACCGGTCTGACGGCGGGCACCTCGACGGCCTACGAGGTCTTCCTCGACGGGTCACGCGTGTGGCCGCCGCCCGACTCCCCCTTCCCGCCCTCCGAGATCCACTCCCCCGCCGCCGAACGCGACGGGAGCGATGACGGGGACGGGGACGACGAGGGGAACGGGGACGCGGGCGGCGGCGCGCGGGGCGGCGACGCCGTCCGGGTGGCGTTCGGCTCGTGCCGCTGGGCGGCGCCCCCGGCCGGCGGGAACGACCCGGTCGGCCCCGACGCCCTGGACGGCCTCGCGGCGCGCCTCGCCGCCGACCCGACCGCCGAACGCCCGGACGTCCTGCTGCTGTTGGGCGACCAGGTGTACGCCGACGAGGTGTCCGACGCGACCCGGAAGCGGATCGAGGCCCGCCGCGGCCTGACCGATCCGCCGGGCGCCGAGGTCGCGGACTACGAGGAGTACACCTGGCTCTACTACGAGTCCTGGCGCGACCCCGGCGTGCGCTGGCTGCTGTCCACCGTGCCGACGTGCATGGTCTTCGACGACCACGACGTGATCGACGACTGGAACACCTCCGCGGCGTGGCTCGCCGACATGCGGGCCACCGCCTGGTGGCGCGAGCGGGTGCTGAGCGGGCTGATGTCGTACTGGGTGCACCAGCACCTCGGGAACCTGTCCCCGGCCGAGCTGGCCGCCGACCCGCTCTACGCGGCCGTACGCGACGCGCCCGACGGCACCGACGTGCTGCGCGCCTTCGCCGACCGGGCGGACAACGACCCGGCGTCCGTGCGGTGGAGCTACCGGCGCGACTTCGGGCGGGTACGGCTGCTGATCGTCGACAGCCGGGCGGCGCGGGTCCTCGACGAGGACCGGCGCGCCATGCTCGACGAGGGCGAGCGGGAGTGGCTGCGCGCCCAGGTCCTCGACCGTCCCGGCTCCTACGACCACCTCCTCGTCGGCTCCTCGCTGCCCTGGCTGCTGCCGCATCTGGTGCACGACGCCGAGGAGTGGGACGCAGCCCTGTGCCGGGGCGAGCGCGGTGCGCGCTGGGCCCGTTTCGGGGAGAGGCTGCGGCGCGGCGCGGACCTGGAGCACTGGGCGGCCTTCCCCGAGTCCTTCGCCGAGCTGGCGGAGCTGATCGCCGACACGGGGGCGGGAGCGGACGCGCCGGCGAGTGTGCTGGTGCTCTCCGGGGACGTGCACCACGCCTACGTGGCCGAGGCGCGCTGGCGTGACGCGCCCGGGCCGGACGCCCGGGTGCTGCAGCTCACCTGCTCACCCGTCCACAACTCCGTCCCCCTGTCGATCCGGGTGGGTTTCCGCTTCGGCTGGAGCGCCGTGGCCCGCGCGCTCGGCAGGCGTCTGCGCCGGCACGGCCGCTGCCCGCAGCTTCCCGTCAGCTGGCGCAAGAAGGGCGGGCCGTGGTTCGGCAACCAGCTCATGTCGCTGACCCTGCGCGGCCGTTCCGCTCGGTTGCGGCTGGAGCAGGCGCAGAAGGACGGGGCGCTCGCCACGGTGGAGGAATCGGACCTCACCTGA
- a CDS encoding HAD-IA family hydrolase: MPVLTAHALLLDMDGTLVNSDAVVERIWRRWADAHGLDGDEVMKVVHGRQGHASMAVLLPGRPMRLNLEDNARMLAAETADLDGVVPVPGAPEFLASLRGVPHALVTSADVPLSTARMAAAGLELPEVRVTAESVGASKPDPEGFLKGAAELGVDPAQCVVFEDSGAGIAAGRAAGMRVVGVGPRAAAHGPDAVVRDLREVRVEAAGDAGSAGGVRSAVRIRIG, from the coding sequence ATGCCGGTCCTCACCGCCCATGCCCTCCTGCTCGACATGGACGGCACCCTCGTGAACTCCGACGCCGTCGTGGAACGGATCTGGCGGCGCTGGGCCGACGCGCACGGACTCGACGGCGACGAGGTCATGAAAGTCGTCCACGGCCGGCAGGGGCACGCCTCGATGGCCGTGCTGCTGCCCGGCCGGCCCATGCGTCTGAACCTCGAGGACAACGCGCGGATGCTCGCGGCGGAGACCGCCGACCTGGACGGCGTCGTCCCGGTGCCCGGCGCGCCCGAGTTCCTCGCCTCCCTGCGCGGCGTCCCGCACGCCCTGGTCACCTCGGCGGACGTCCCGCTGTCGACGGCCCGGATGGCCGCGGCGGGGCTGGAGCTCCCCGAGGTGCGGGTGACCGCCGAGTCGGTGGGCGCGAGCAAGCCGGACCCCGAAGGCTTCCTGAAGGGCGCGGCGGAGCTCGGTGTCGACCCGGCGCAGTGCGTCGTCTTCGAGGACTCCGGGGCGGGCATCGCGGCGGGGCGCGCCGCCGGGATGCGGGTCGTCGGCGTCGGGCCGCGAGCGGCGGCGCACGGGCCGGACGCGGTCGTACGGGATCTCCGCGAGGTGCGGGTGGAGGCCGCGGGGGACGCGGGAAGCGCGGGCGGCGTGAGGTCGGCGGTGCGCATCCGGATCGGCTGA
- a CDS encoding DoxX family protein, whose product MSARLDTAQPYAVGLYRIVVGLLFTCHGAASLFGVLGAEAAGRTVDAGAWPGWYAAVIQLVCGSLVLVGFGTRPAALLASGSMAYAYFKVHQPNALWPMENGGEASAMFCWAFLLLVFTGSGALGLDRLVAGRTATKREPSTQQATVSV is encoded by the coding sequence ATGTCCGCTCGTCTCGACACCGCTCAGCCGTACGCGGTCGGCCTCTACCGCATCGTCGTCGGCCTGCTCTTCACCTGCCACGGCGCGGCCTCGTTGTTCGGCGTCCTCGGCGCCGAGGCCGCCGGCCGCACCGTCGACGCCGGCGCCTGGCCCGGCTGGTACGCGGCCGTGATCCAGCTCGTCTGCGGCAGTCTGGTGCTGGTCGGATTCGGCACCCGGCCCGCCGCCTTACTCGCCTCGGGCTCCATGGCGTACGCGTACTTCAAGGTGCACCAGCCCAACGCCCTGTGGCCGATGGAGAACGGCGGCGAGGCGTCGGCGATGTTCTGCTGGGCCTTCCTGCTGCTGGTGTTCACCGGTTCCGGCGCCCTGGGCCTGGACCGCCTGGTCGCGGGCCGCACCGCCACGAAGCGGGAGCCCTCGACCCAGCAGGCCACGGTCTCCGTCTGA
- a CDS encoding serine hydrolase domain-containing protein: protein MPVPALGVVSRATSLVRRRVPTCVLTHDGPPRLGDGHAVDRFVPIASLTKVVTGTALTRMAAAGVLALDDPLERWLPAAPATGITLLHLARHTSGLPRLPPGPLPDRDPYAAFDLPALHALLPRLDTLAVGPPGSGEEYSNFGYAILGAALSAAAGTTYEELATAYVLRPLDIAEMTARPAPERCLQAPGLFGGSRRPWTMDGAILPAGGLWATPRAVADLVVRLLVERRLGDPAPSWIRTGSLVWHNGATRLASLFAGAEDDGRWVVVHRLNAEPEETDELGVALLGQDDRRQD, encoded by the coding sequence ATGCCCGTTCCCGCCCTCGGCGTCGTGTCACGGGCGACGTCGCTCGTACGCCGCCGCGTCCCGACCTGTGTGCTCACCCACGACGGTCCGCCGCGCCTCGGCGACGGTCACGCCGTCGACCGCTTCGTGCCGATCGCCTCACTGACCAAGGTCGTCACCGGCACGGCGCTGACCCGGATGGCCGCGGCGGGCGTCCTCGCCCTCGACGATCCGCTGGAGCGGTGGCTGCCCGCGGCCCCCGCCACCGGGATCACGCTGCTCCACCTCGCCCGGCACACCTCCGGCCTCCCCCGGCTGCCGCCGGGCCCCCTGCCGGACCGGGATCCGTACGCCGCGTTCGACCTCCCGGCGCTGCACGCGCTCCTGCCCCGGCTGGACACACTCGCCGTGGGTCCGCCGGGGAGCGGCGAGGAGTACTCCAACTTCGGCTACGCGATCCTCGGCGCGGCCCTCAGCGCCGCGGCCGGGACGACCTACGAGGAACTTGCGACGGCGTACGTGCTGCGCCCGCTGGACATCGCGGAGATGACGGCACGCCCCGCCCCCGAGCGGTGTCTGCAGGCCCCGGGGCTGTTCGGCGGGTCCCGCCGGCCCTGGACGATGGACGGCGCGATCCTGCCGGCGGGAGGCCTGTGGGCGACTCCCCGCGCCGTGGCCGACCTGGTCGTCCGGCTTCTCGTGGAGCGCCGGCTGGGCGACCCGGCGCCGTCCTGGATACGGACGGGCTCGCTGGTCTGGCACAACGGGGCGACGCGTCTGGCGTCGCTGTTCGCCGGGGCCGAGGACGACGGGCGCTGGGTGGTCGTCCACCGTCTGAACGCGGAACCGGAGGAGACGGACGAGCTGGGCGTCGCGCTGCTCGGACAGGACGACCGTCGACAGGACTAA
- a CDS encoding HNH endonuclease family protein gives MSKFYARGRLSATAVLTALIASVGLFQSPTASAALPTPVSAATARTYLASLTVKAEDRTGYDRDLFPTWITISGTCNTREYILKRDGTNVVTNSACTATSGSWYSPYDGATWTAASDLDIDHLVPLAEAWDSGASAWTTARRQSFANDVTRPQLIAVTDNVNQSKSDQDPAEWMPSVTSYRCTYVRAWVQVKYYYDLSVDSAEKSALTSYLAGC, from the coding sequence ATGTCGAAGTTCTACGCGCGTGGACGCCTGAGCGCAACGGCCGTCCTCACCGCCCTCATAGCCTCGGTCGGGCTGTTCCAGTCCCCGACCGCCTCCGCCGCCCTCCCCACCCCGGTCTCCGCCGCCACCGCGCGCACCTACCTCGCCTCGCTCACCGTGAAGGCCGAGGACCGCACCGGCTACGACCGCGACCTGTTCCCCACCTGGATCACCATCAGCGGCACCTGCAACACCCGTGAGTACATCCTCAAGCGGGACGGCACGAACGTCGTCACCAACTCCGCCTGCACCGCCACCAGCGGCAGCTGGTACTCCCCCTACGACGGCGCCACCTGGACCGCCGCCTCCGACCTCGACATCGACCACCTGGTCCCGCTCGCCGAGGCATGGGACTCCGGGGCGAGCGCCTGGACCACCGCCCGGCGCCAGTCCTTCGCCAACGACGTGACCCGGCCGCAGCTCATCGCCGTCACGGACAACGTGAACCAGTCCAAGAGCGACCAGGACCCGGCCGAGTGGATGCCGTCGGTCACCTCGTACCGCTGCACCTACGTCCGCGCCTGGGTGCAGGTGAAGTACTACTACGACCTCTCGGTGGACTCCGCCGAGAAGAGCGCGCTGACGAGCTACCTCGCCGGCTGCTGA
- a CDS encoding DedA family protein produces MLESVGALLGSPWIYAVVGLSVLLDVFLPVLPSGVLVITAATAAAAGSGAATGQVPHDVPDIMVLILSATTASVLGDLVAYRLAWRGGERLDRAISRSRRLTTAQERLGAALARGGGALVVLARFAPAGRSVVSLIAGAAHRRPREFLPWSALAGLSWAGYSAALGYYGAHWLGTTWLATGVSVLALFGAGAAAAFVMRRQPA; encoded by the coding sequence GTGTTGGAGAGTGTGGGGGCGTTGCTCGGCAGCCCCTGGATCTACGCGGTGGTCGGCCTGTCGGTCCTCCTCGACGTATTCCTGCCGGTGCTGCCCAGCGGGGTGCTCGTCATCACGGCGGCCACGGCCGCCGCGGCGGGCTCGGGCGCGGCGACCGGACAGGTCCCGCACGACGTGCCGGACATCATGGTCCTGATCCTGTCCGCGACGACCGCCTCGGTGCTGGGCGACCTGGTGGCCTACCGGCTCGCCTGGCGCGGCGGCGAGCGACTGGACCGGGCGATCTCCCGCTCCCGCCGGCTGACCACCGCGCAGGAACGTCTCGGCGCGGCACTGGCCCGGGGCGGCGGCGCGCTGGTGGTGCTGGCCCGGTTCGCCCCGGCCGGCCGCTCCGTCGTCTCGCTGATCGCGGGCGCCGCGCACCGCCGCCCGCGCGAGTTCCTCCCGTGGTCCGCGCTGGCCGGCCTGTCCTGGGCGGGCTACAGCGCGGCCCTCGGCTACTACGGCGCCCACTGGCTCGGCACGACCTGGCTGGCGACGGGGGTGTCGGTCCTCGCCCTGTTCGGCGCGGGCGCCGCCGCCGCCTTCGTCATGCGCCGCCAGCCGGCGTAA
- a CDS encoding MDR family MFS transporter, with translation MALDAHSRTADPRQEHVSGNVLVSIGALLLGMLLAALDQTIVSTALPTIVSDLGGMEHLSWVVTAYLLASTAATPLWGKLGDQYGRKRLFEAAIVLFLIGSALCGMAQNMPQLIAFRALQGLGGGGLMVLSMAIVGDIVPPRDRGRYQGLFGAVFGATSVLGPLLGGLFTEHLSWRWVFYVNLPVGVVALAVIAAVLHIPRRSTKHVIDYLGTFLIASVATCLVLVASLGGTTWDWGSPQIVALALLGVLLAVAFVAVERRAAEPVLPLKLFRVRTFTLSAVISFIIGFAMFGAMTYLPTFLQVVHGVSPTMSGVHMLPMVVGMLLSSTGSGQIVSRTGRWKVFPVAGTAVTAIGLLLLHRLDEHSSTFEMSVCFFVFGLGLGLVMQVLVLIVQNAVPYEDLGVATSGATFFRSIGASFGVAIFGTIFAARLGDKLADAFAGVRLPPGVSADALESDPRGIAGLPSDLRPSVLDAYASAITDVFLYAAPVAVVGFVLAWFLREDPLRASVTAPDVTETLASNPVERSSYDEVCRALSVLGTREGRREIYRTITERAGYDLLPAASWLLLRIKRYGSVEPSMVAERGSVPLSVVIEAARQIEGRGLVVRRGLDMLLTDEGRVIAERLAAAREDSLTELLGDWWGPDRPTDLVQLVRELTGELCGSNREQPHDERPANRFN, from the coding sequence ATGGCGTTGGACGCGCACAGCCGTACGGCGGATCCGCGTCAGGAACACGTGTCCGGAAACGTTCTCGTCTCGATCGGCGCCCTGCTGCTCGGCATGCTCCTCGCCGCCCTCGACCAGACGATCGTGTCGACCGCCCTGCCGACGATCGTCAGCGACCTCGGTGGTATGGAGCATCTGTCCTGGGTGGTCACCGCGTATCTGCTGGCGTCGACGGCCGCGACCCCGCTGTGGGGCAAACTCGGCGACCAGTACGGGCGCAAGCGGCTGTTCGAGGCGGCGATCGTCCTCTTCCTGATCGGTTCGGCGCTGTGCGGAATGGCGCAAAACATGCCGCAGTTGATCGCCTTCCGTGCGCTCCAGGGCCTGGGCGGCGGCGGCTTGATGGTGCTGTCGATGGCGATCGTCGGCGACATCGTGCCGCCGCGCGACCGCGGCCGCTACCAGGGCCTGTTCGGCGCGGTGTTCGGCGCGACGAGCGTCCTCGGACCGCTGCTGGGCGGCCTGTTCACCGAGCACCTGAGCTGGCGCTGGGTGTTCTACGTCAACCTGCCCGTCGGCGTCGTGGCCCTCGCCGTCATCGCGGCCGTGCTGCACATCCCGCGCAGGTCGACGAAACACGTCATCGACTACCTGGGCACCTTCCTCATCGCCTCCGTCGCCACCTGTCTGGTGCTGGTTGCCTCGCTCGGCGGCACCACCTGGGACTGGGGCTCGCCGCAGATCGTCGCGCTGGCGCTGCTGGGGGTCCTGCTGGCGGTCGCGTTCGTGGCCGTGGAGCGGCGGGCGGCCGAACCGGTGCTGCCGCTCAAGCTGTTCCGCGTCCGCACCTTCACCCTCTCCGCCGTGATCAGCTTCATCATCGGCTTCGCGATGTTCGGCGCGATGACCTATCTGCCGACCTTCCTGCAAGTCGTGCACGGCGTCTCGCCGACCATGTCGGGCGTGCACATGCTGCCGATGGTGGTCGGCATGCTGCTCTCCTCCACGGGGTCCGGCCAGATCGTCAGCCGCACCGGCCGCTGGAAGGTGTTCCCGGTCGCCGGCACCGCCGTCACGGCGATCGGCCTGCTCCTCCTGCACCGGCTCGACGAGCACAGCTCCACGTTCGAGATGAGCGTCTGCTTCTTCGTCTTCGGCCTGGGCCTCGGCCTGGTCATGCAGGTGCTGGTGCTGATCGTGCAGAACGCGGTCCCCTACGAGGATCTCGGCGTCGCCACCTCCGGCGCGACCTTCTTCCGCTCCATCGGAGCCTCGTTCGGCGTCGCGATCTTCGGCACGATCTTCGCGGCCCGCCTCGGCGACAAGCTCGCGGACGCCTTCGCGGGCGTCCGGCTCCCGCCCGGGGTGTCGGCCGACGCGCTGGAGTCCGACCCGCGCGGCATCGCCGGCCTGCCGTCCGACCTGCGTCCGAGCGTCCTGGACGCGTACGCCTCCGCGATCACCGACGTCTTCCTGTACGCCGCGCCCGTCGCGGTCGTCGGCTTCGTCCTGGCCTGGTTCCTGCGGGAGGACCCGCTGCGCGCCTCGGTCACCGCCCCCGACGTCACCGAGACCCTCGCCAGCAACCCGGTGGAACGCTCCTCGTACGACGAGGTGTGCCGGGCGCTGTCCGTCCTCGGCACCCGCGAGGGCCGCCGCGAGATCTACCGGACGATCACCGAACGCGCCGGCTACGACCTCCTCCCCGCCGCCAGCTGGCTGCTGCTGCGCATCAAGCGGTACGGCAGCGTCGAGCCGTCGATGGTGGCCGAACGCGGTTCCGTCCCGCTGTCGGTGGTCATCGAGGCGGCCCGGCAGATCGAGGGCCGGGGTCTCGTCGTCCGCCGGGGTCTGGACATGCTGCTGACGGACGAGGGCCGGGTGATCGCCGAACGGCTCGCCGCGGCCCGTGAGGATTCGCTGACCGAGCTGCTCGGCGACTGGTGGGGACCCGACCGCCCCACCGACCTGGTCCAGCTGGTCAGGGAGCTGACCGGCGAGCTGTGCGGCTCGAACCGGGAGCAGCCGCACGACGAACGGCCGGCGAACAGGTTCAACTGA
- a CDS encoding GNAT family N-acetyltransferase yields MDDTRAEPVRLEPWSQGDLWLLRRTNSAEMTGHLGGPESEEQLADRHRRYLELPAGRMYRVVSAAGGETVGSIGYWAREWQGEAVWETGWAILPEFQGRGLAAQAARALVDAVRRADGGRPALHAYPSADHAASNGVCRRAGFTLLGEVEFEYPKGNRITSNDWYVDLRRPAPTGGRRAG; encoded by the coding sequence ATGGACGACACGCGGGCGGAACCGGTACGGCTGGAGCCCTGGTCGCAGGGCGACCTCTGGCTGCTGCGGAGGACCAACAGCGCGGAGATGACCGGCCACCTGGGCGGGCCGGAGAGCGAGGAGCAGCTCGCCGACCGGCACCGGAGGTACCTCGAACTGCCCGCCGGGCGCATGTACCGGGTCGTGTCGGCGGCAGGCGGCGAGACCGTCGGCTCGATCGGCTACTGGGCGCGCGAGTGGCAGGGCGAAGCGGTGTGGGAGACGGGCTGGGCGATTCTTCCCGAGTTCCAGGGCAGAGGGCTAGCCGCCCAGGCCGCCCGGGCCCTGGTGGACGCCGTGCGGCGGGCCGACGGCGGCCGCCCGGCCCTGCACGCCTATCCCTCCGCGGACCATGCCGCGTCCAACGGGGTCTGCCGCAGGGCCGGGTTCACGCTGCTCGGGGAGGTCGAGTTCGAGTACCCGAAGGGGAACCGGATCACGTCCAACGACTGGTACGTCGATCTTCGCCGCCCCGCTCCTACCGGGGGTCGCCGGGCCGGATGA
- a CDS encoding ketopantoate reductase family protein: MPHDVRTVAVLGPGGVGGLLAALLSRAGLRVTCLAGENTAKVLRTQGIRVHSATFGEFTAPVEADTELRAPVDAVLIAVKHTALDAALARVPAPALGDGTLLVPLLNGVEHPAALRAHHRPDGVAPAVIRVESTRVAPGVIEHGSSFAEIDLTGDAVPRPRLDALARTLTAAGPTVRVLPDETAALWAKMSFLAPFALLTTRHGLPLGEVRTRHREELAALVEETAAVSTACGAPVDPAAALARYDAFAPAMKSSMQRDAEAGRPLELDAIGGALLRAAERHRVPTPVTARLVEELTDAHTAAAARPDVIRPGDPR; encoded by the coding sequence ATGCCTCATGACGTACGCACCGTCGCCGTCCTCGGCCCCGGCGGGGTGGGCGGACTGCTCGCCGCCCTGCTGTCCCGCGCCGGGCTCCGGGTGACGTGTCTGGCCGGCGAGAACACCGCGAAGGTCCTCCGCACGCAGGGCATCCGCGTCCACAGCGCCACGTTCGGCGAGTTCACCGCCCCCGTCGAAGCGGACACCGAGCTGCGCGCCCCGGTCGACGCGGTCCTGATCGCCGTCAAGCACACGGCGCTCGACGCGGCCCTGGCCCGCGTCCCCGCCCCGGCGCTGGGCGACGGCACCCTGCTCGTGCCGTTGCTGAACGGCGTCGAGCACCCGGCCGCCCTGCGCGCGCACCACCGTCCGGACGGGGTCGCCCCCGCCGTCATCCGCGTCGAGTCCACCCGGGTCGCCCCGGGCGTGATCGAGCACGGGAGCTCGTTCGCGGAGATCGACCTGACCGGCGACGCCGTGCCGCGTCCACGCCTCGACGCGCTCGCGCGGACGCTGACGGCGGCCGGTCCGACGGTCCGCGTCCTGCCGGACGAGACCGCCGCCCTGTGGGCGAAGATGTCGTTCCTCGCGCCCTTCGCCCTGCTCACCACCCGCCACGGACTGCCCCTGGGCGAGGTGCGCACCCGGCATCGCGAGGAGCTCGCCGCGCTGGTCGAGGAGACCGCCGCCGTCAGCACCGCCTGCGGCGCGCCCGTGGACCCGGCCGCGGCCCTCGCACGCTACGACGCCTTCGCCCCCGCCATGAAGTCCTCCATGCAGCGCGACGCCGAAGCCGGCCGGCCTCTCGAACTCGACGCGATCGGCGGGGCGTTGCTGCGCGCGGCCGAGCGGCACAGGGTGCCGACGCCGGTGACGGCGCGCCTGGTGGAGGAGTTGACGGACGCGCACACGGCGGCCGCCGCCCGACCGGACGTCATCCGGCCCGGCGACCCCCGGTAG